One window of Triticum dicoccoides isolate Atlit2015 ecotype Zavitan chromosome 5A, WEW_v2.0, whole genome shotgun sequence genomic DNA carries:
- the LOC119299207 gene encoding histone H2B.2-like — MAPKAEKKPAAKKPAEEEPATEKAPAAKKPKAEKRLPAGKTASKEGAGGEAKTRGRKKGSKAKKGVETYKIYIFKVLKQVHPDVGISSKAMSIMNSFINDIFEKLAAEAAKLARYNKKPTITSREIQTSVRLVLPGELAKHAVSEGTKAVTKFTSS; from the coding sequence ATGGCCCCCAAGGCGGAGAAGAAGCCGGCGGCGAAGAAGCCCGCGGAGGAGGAGCCGGCGACGGAGAAGGCCCCGGCGGCGAAGAAGCCCAAGGCCGAGAAGCGGCTGCCGGCGGGCAAGACGGCGTCCAAGGAGGGGGCCGGCGGCGAGGCGAAGACGAGGGGCCGGAAGAAGGGCAGCAAGGCGAAGAAGGGCGTCGAGACGTACAAGATCTACATCTtcaaggtgctgaagcaggtgcacCCCGACGTCGGCATCTCCTCCAAGGCCATGTCcatcatgaactccttcatcaacgacatcttcgagaagctcgccgccgaggccgccaagctcGCGCGCTACAACAAGAAGCCCACCATCACCTCCCGGGAGATCCAGACCTCCGTCCGCCTCGTCCTCCCCGGGGAGCTCGCCAAGCACGCCGTCTCCGAGGGCACCAAGGCCGTCACCAAGTTCACCTCCTCCTAG